A single Streptomyces mirabilis DNA region contains:
- a CDS encoding molybdopterin-dependent oxidoreductase, whose amino-acid sequence MPRSPSSPAFWRSPLRGPWFTSVLGVVLLGGITVLFVTGLVSYAAYNPNLSPVNDMTPDKGLLGFYLFSWPTNPSWLYRLTQGVHVTLGITLIPVLLAKLWSVVPKLFALPPARSLAHALERISLLLLVGGALFEFTTGVLNIQLDYIFPGSFYPLHFYGAWVFFAAFVTHAVLRVPAALRNLRCLRDERTPEEGELVSPDPTPPTVSRRGALGVVGGGSLLLFATTAGRSFDEPLRETAVLAPHGGPEPGSGPGGFQINKTAEAVGIDMRETAEETWRLVVEGRGRTVRLSRGELLELPLHSAALPIACVEGWSTSDQWWRGVRLRDLARLVGYEEGAAPDVLVESLQRHGAFRHAALRYNQVRDPRSLLALFANGEDLTPDHGYPARIIVPAAPGVLNTKWVARMTFGEL is encoded by the coding sequence ATGCCACGGTCTCCCTCCTCCCCCGCGTTCTGGCGCAGCCCCTTGCGCGGCCCCTGGTTCACCTCGGTGCTCGGCGTCGTCCTGCTCGGCGGCATCACCGTGCTGTTCGTGACGGGTCTCGTGTCGTACGCCGCCTACAACCCGAACCTGTCGCCGGTGAACGACATGACCCCGGACAAGGGTCTGCTCGGCTTCTACCTCTTCTCCTGGCCGACGAACCCGTCCTGGCTGTACCGCCTCACCCAGGGCGTCCACGTCACCCTCGGGATCACGCTGATCCCCGTACTGCTGGCGAAGCTGTGGTCGGTCGTGCCGAAGTTGTTCGCGCTGCCGCCCGCCCGGTCGCTCGCGCACGCGCTGGAGCGGATCTCGCTGCTCCTGCTGGTCGGGGGCGCCCTGTTCGAGTTCACCACCGGCGTGCTGAACATCCAGCTCGACTACATCTTCCCCGGCTCCTTCTATCCGCTGCACTTCTACGGGGCCTGGGTGTTCTTCGCCGCGTTCGTGACGCACGCCGTGCTGCGGGTCCCGGCGGCGCTCCGCAATCTGCGCTGCCTCCGGGACGAACGCACCCCGGAAGAAGGGGAGTTGGTCTCACCGGACCCCACCCCGCCCACCGTCTCGCGGCGCGGTGCCCTCGGAGTCGTCGGCGGCGGATCGCTGCTGCTGTTCGCCACGACGGCGGGCCGCAGCTTCGACGAGCCGCTGCGGGAGACGGCCGTACTCGCTCCGCACGGCGGCCCCGAACCGGGCAGCGGACCCGGCGGCTTCCAGATCAACAAGACGGCCGAGGCGGTCGGCATCGACATGCGGGAGACGGCCGAGGAGACGTGGCGGCTGGTCGTCGAGGGGCGCGGGCGCACGGTCCGGCTGAGCCGGGGCGAGCTGCTCGAACTTCCGCTCCACAGCGCCGCGTTGCCCATCGCCTGCGTGGAGGGCTGGTCGACCTCCGACCAGTGGTGGCGGGGCGTACGGCTGCGGGACCTGGCGCGGCTCGTCGGATACGAGGAGGGCGCGGCGCCCGATGTGCTGGTGGAGTCGTTGCAGCGGCACGGGGCGTTCCGGCACGCGGCCCTGCGCTACAACCAGGTGCGCGACCCGCGCTCCCTGTTGGCCCTGTTCGCCAACGGCGAGGACCTGACCCCCGACCACGGCTATCCCGCGCGGATCATCGTCCCCGCGGCGCCCGGCGTGCTCAACACCAAGTGGGTGGCCCGGATGACGTTCGGAGAACTGTGA
- a CDS encoding L,D-transpeptidase family protein, producing the protein MASFTRRPAFPRQRLRTPLIAAGALALSVTLAGCAGVGAERSVGAPGTTQARPGRPAPDGAESAAPVVPARLPGVGSATLAGIPRNARQVVLVTGRGKDSPVSQVVLYRRTSAGWQPGATWPAHNALKGWTDDHHAGDLRSPVGVFTLTDAGGLRPDPGAKLPYDRSVGFTIAGTGFEGESLAGSFDYVVAINYNHEPGTSPLDWTRPLGAGRGGGIWVHVDHGGPTHGCVSLAQEHMKELLRTLDPAQHPVIVMGDAKSLAR; encoded by the coding sequence ATGGCTTCCTTCACCCGTCGCCCGGCCTTCCCCCGACAGCGTCTCCGTACGCCGTTGATCGCCGCCGGGGCTCTGGCCTTGTCCGTCACGCTCGCCGGATGCGCCGGCGTCGGCGCCGAACGGTCCGTCGGCGCTCCCGGTACGACGCAGGCCAGGCCCGGGCGGCCCGCACCGGACGGTGCGGAGTCCGCCGCGCCTGTCGTACCGGCGCGGTTGCCGGGTGTCGGCTCCGCGACGCTGGCCGGGATACCCAGGAACGCGCGGCAGGTCGTTCTGGTCACCGGCCGGGGCAAGGACTCCCCGGTGTCACAGGTGGTGCTGTACCGGCGTACGAGCGCGGGCTGGCAGCCGGGAGCGACCTGGCCGGCCCACAACGCCCTCAAGGGCTGGACGGACGACCATCACGCCGGTGATCTCCGCTCGCCCGTCGGCGTGTTCACCCTCACCGACGCGGGCGGACTCCGGCCCGACCCCGGTGCCAAGCTGCCCTACGACCGGTCGGTCGGGTTCACCATCGCCGGCACGGGCTTCGAGGGGGAGTCGCTGGCCGGCTCCTTCGACTACGTCGTCGCGATCAACTACAACCACGAGCCCGGCACTTCACCCCTCGACTGGACCCGCCCGCTCGGCGCGGGCAGGGGCGGCGGCATCTGGGTGCACGTCGACCACGGGGGCCCCACGCACGGCTGCGTGAGTCTGGCCCAGGAGCACATGAAGGAACTGCTGCGCACGCTGGATCCCGCCCAGCACCCGGTGATCGTCATGGGCGATGCCAAGTCCCTCGCCCGCTGA
- a CDS encoding Cof-type HAD-IIB family hydrolase, giving the protein MPLSHAATATSTTAPLTVTAPQPPEGAADIRLIVTDMDGTLLDDAKRIPDGLWSLLAELRRRDVLFCPASGRQYATLAKEFADAGQGMVFIAENGTYVVRDGVELSSDPLDPSVAARIVTTTRGLRAEGVDVGAVVCGKRSAYVERTDEAFLAEAGQYYTRLQPVPDATAVDDEILKVALFDFGPVERTTAPALSPFTSTHQVVVSGEHWVDIMNVTADKGAAVRRLQDDLGITPAQTMVFGDYLNDLEMLDTAEWSFAMANAHPAIIDRARHLAPSNNENGVLRTITRLLHLPPM; this is encoded by the coding sequence ATGCCCCTTTCTCACGCCGCAACCGCCACCTCCACGACCGCCCCTCTGACCGTCACCGCGCCCCAGCCCCCGGAAGGAGCCGCCGACATCCGGCTCATCGTCACCGACATGGACGGCACGCTCCTGGACGACGCCAAGCGCATACCCGACGGCTTGTGGTCGCTCCTGGCCGAGCTGCGCCGACGGGACGTGCTCTTCTGCCCGGCGAGCGGCCGTCAGTACGCCACCCTGGCCAAGGAGTTCGCCGACGCGGGGCAGGGCATGGTGTTCATCGCCGAGAACGGCACCTACGTCGTACGGGACGGCGTGGAGCTCAGCTCCGACCCGCTGGACCCGTCCGTCGCCGCGCGGATCGTCACCACGACACGGGGGCTGCGGGCCGAGGGCGTGGACGTCGGCGCGGTGGTCTGCGGCAAGCGGTCCGCGTACGTCGAACGGACCGACGAAGCGTTCCTGGCCGAGGCCGGGCAGTACTACACCCGGCTCCAGCCCGTCCCCGACGCGACCGCCGTCGACGACGAGATCCTCAAGGTCGCCCTCTTCGACTTCGGACCGGTGGAGCGGACCACCGCCCCGGCCCTGAGCCCCTTCACCTCGACCCACCAGGTCGTCGTCTCCGGCGAACACTGGGTCGACATCATGAACGTCACCGCCGACAAGGGCGCGGCCGTACGCCGTCTCCAGGACGACCTGGGCATCACACCCGCCCAGACGATGGTGTTCGGCGACTACCTCAACGACCTCGAAATGCTCGACACCGCCGAGTGGTCCTTCGCCATGGCCAACGCCCACCCCGCCATCATCGACCGGGCCCGCCACCTCGCCCCGTCCAACAACGAGAACGGCGTCCTGCGCACGATCACCCGCCTACTCCACCTGCCACCCATGTGA